The sequence ACCGGCGGAATTCCGGAAATTATTAATGGAAATGAAAACGGTTTCTTATTCAAAGCGGGCGATAAAACGGAGTTGCGAAATTTATTCCATTATGTGTCAAATAACCTGGAAAATTGCAGGAGGGCGGGTCTTAATCTGCAAAGAGAGATTAAAGAAATTACATCCGCCGATAAATACGTAAAAAGTTTGATGGAAATTTATGAATCCGATTAATGGAAGTGGTAAATAGAATGAAATTATTCATAGGGAAAAAGTCGATTAACTTGATAACTCGGGAGGAAGACTTCTTGAGAATTATAAGCGGGGGCTGTAAAGAACAGATTATTACATATGTAAATCAAAATACGGTTAACCTTTTCCACGAGAATGAAGAATATCTTAAGACCATATCGAATGAATTCCTTTGTGTCTTGGACGGCGCCGGCTTATGGTTGTCCGCATTATTTAAAAATGTACGCTGCGAGAGAATATCGTTTACAGACGCGCTCATTAAATTCTTCGAAGTCCTTATTGAAAAGAGAATGCAATTATACTATGTCGGGGGAAGTTATAATATCGGAACGCTGCAAAAAAAGATTTACCCGATAAATATAACTGGCTATGCAAACGGCTATTGCAAAAGGTACGACTGGAGGTTAAAATTAGAAGAATTAAGCAGGGCGGACGTAATAATGGTTGGAATGGGCCAGCCACGGCAGGAATATATTGCGCTTGAAATAAAAAGCCTGATTAAAAATAAAATTATTATTTGCTGCGGCGCATTTATGGATTATTATACCGGAACCGTCAGGAGGGCTCCATTAATTATGCAAAGATACGGTCTGGAATGGCTCTATAGAATTTATGACAATCCTCGATTATACGGAAAAAGATATTTGGTCGGCATTCCCAAATTCCTCTTGAAAATGAAAGACTTGAATTATGTAAAGTAAATAAACGGGATAATATGAAACATTCTTTATCCATCCTGTCGATGTTTGTATTGGTTACCTGCAATATTTTCCCACAAATGAATTATAATTATTACGACACAACAATTGCTTATTCCGATAATGATTTATCGACTCTAATTGACGAATCGAAACCGGGCGCTCCTTCGTTGAAATACGTTACTGTTTTTATGCCGCTTAATAGTCCCGGCGAAACGATATCGGATATTGACGTTCGGATATTGGAGTCCGAAGAAGTCGAGCGTTTTATGATTAATCCGTTAATCGCTCAACAAAATGACAGCGTAATTTCTTATCGAAGCTCGGAGCGCGTCTATGACGAATATATTACGGGAACCGACGTTTATCCCGTGTCGTTAGCAAAGTATCTGGGCAATATATCGCTCTCCGGGAAATATTATGCGGCTATGCAGGTATGTATGCGCCAGTACGAATGGAAAAAAAACGCAGTCAAAATTTTTAATAAAATTAGGCTCAAGATTAGAACTACTATGCAAACGTCGGTCGAGAGGGCGCCTTCTATCAAAGATAATAATTGGCGCCGCCGCTGGGGCAATTATCTGAAATTTAAAATTGACCGGGAGGGAATCTACAGAATAAGTCACAAAAACTTGATAAATATCGGCGTAAAAGAAACAACGATACGGTCGGATAAAATTCAGATTTATAATTACGGCGTTCCGGTTCCTGTTTATATAGCCGATCAGAACGACGACGTCTTTGACGAAGGGGATTATATCGAATTTTATTCGGATATAAATAAAAACTTTGAAGATTACAAAAAGATAGTTAATGAAGGAGAAGATTATATCGATTATATGAACAGGTACAGTGATACTACGATTGTATGGTTGTCCTTAAATTCAGAGGATATTATGAGAATTAAACCCGTTAGTATCGACTCAAGTGAAATTGCAGATACAATCGATTATTCGCTGAGAAAAATGCATTACGAAGAAGATAATATCCTCTGGTATTACGACGCGGTAGAGCCAAGAACGCAATTGCCTTTCTGGCAGGAGCATAAAGTATGGACGTGGAGAGCGCTGGGAAACGACAGTAAATTCAGTTTGAATCTCGCACTGAACGATATAATTCCGGAAAAAGGCATTAAAGCCGAAGCTCGGCTTATAAGCAATTCCGCCGATGTGAACGCCGGCGCGCATCGGGCATATATATCTTTTAATGACACGGAATACGGCGATACTGTAACTTACGATCTAAGGCAAACTGTTAATTTGCCGGCGAATTTTAATCGTATTGAAAGACCCGATAATAAACTTTCAGTTTGCGCTTTGCCTTCGAGAGCTTCATTCCATCAATTCCTGCTTGACTGGATTGACGTCGAATATTATTCGCGGAATAATATAAAAGGTTCCGATAAAATAATTGTTGATAAAGAAACAGTCGGAGGCGTCAAGGCAATTATGTTTTATTCCGAATCCGACACAGCTAATTTTATAGCGTATAAAATCCATCCGGAATACTCTAAGATGGAAATAATAAAAAAAGGAGAGGGGATTAATTATTTTCTCGATTCAGCCTCAAAGCGGAACGCTTATTTTATAACTGATCGTGAGGAAATACAAAAGCCGGCTTTTTGCGGCGAACGAAAATTCGAAGATTTATCGGAGCGGTCGCCGGCGGATTATATTATTATTACTCAAGAAAATTTAATCGAATCGGCGCTAGAATACAGCTCGTTTTTAATGGATAACTATGATATTAGCGTAAAAGTATTTTTGATAGAAGAAATTTACGACCTGTATTCGTTCGGTTATCCTTTCCCCGAAGCGGTAAAAGAATTTTTGCAAGATTATTATTACGCTAATATTAACGCCCCGCCGGAATTTTTGTTGCTTATAGGCGACGCTAATTATGATTATAAAGATAATTTTAAGCCTCTCACGCCGGTAAAAAGAATAAATATGGTCCCATCATACGGTTTTCCTGTAAGCGATAATTGGTTCGTTATCTGGAACGATTCCATCCCGATTCCTCAAATGGCTGTTGGCAGAATTCCCGCCGTTAATAACGAGCAGGTACGTTTCTATCTTGAAAAACATCGTAGATACTTGCAAAAGCCGTATGACGATTGGAACAAGAGTTTTATATTCTTCAGCGGCGGCGATCCTTCTAAGCCTGAACAGTTAGAAATGCTGAAAAATGCAAACGATAAAATATTTCGAAGTTTTACAGACGCCCCGCCTTTGGAAGGCAGGGGAGTTCATTTTTATAAAACGTCAAAACCAATATCAAATTTTAGTAATTTACCGCCTGACTCCGTTGAAAAAGCGATTCAAGAAGGGGCGGTGGCAATCTCTTATATCGGTCACAGCGGCGCTCAGACGTGGGACAACGGGATTTTAAACGTCAACGACTTGATGAATAACTACGAAAACCGGAATCCGCTGATAACCGATTTCGGTTGCTCTACAGGGAAATTTGCCGAGCCCGATATTGTGTCGTTCGCGGAGGAATTCATCAATAATAATAAAAACGGGCAGGCGATTGCATATCTCGCAAATTCGAGCTGGGGATATCTTTCTACGTCATTGAATTTTCCGCCTCTTTTCTACGATTACTTTTTATGCGATACATTGAATTCTATCGGTAAAATATTCATCGACGCCAAAAAAAGATTGATTGAAAGAAGCGGGCTGAATGACGTTGTGAAAGTGTTTTGCTACTGCAGTCATTTATTCGGGGATCCGATAATTAAAATCCGATTGCCCGAAAAGCCCGAGCTCGTAACCAAGTCAGAATCTTTTTCGTTTCCCGAAGGGATAATAAAGGACAATCGAAAAAGTATAGCCGTTAATTTGGAATATTACAATTACGGAAAAAGTATAGAAGATTCGTATTCCGTAAAGATAGAACATAGCTACAGTGGTAAAACAGACACAATAATTTTCAGGCGCGCAAATTATAAATACAGAAATTATGCGCGCCTGGAGCTTAATATCGAAAATCATCCCGGAGAGCATCTTTTGAAGTGCGCGCTGGATTGTAACAACGAAATAGATGAATATTACGATTCGAATAACGAAGAACGGACAAAGTTTTATGTGCACTCGTCCGATATAAGAATTCTATCTGGAAATCGATTGTATTCCGGCTATAGAGATACGCTTGTATTTTTGAACCCTCCTTTTACCGAGGATGGAAAGATGGAGATCGAATTGGCAGACGAGCAAGGTTTTTCGAATGCGGAGCGATTTTTTATAAACTTTGGCAAAACTCTTACAACATTTTACTTGCCGGTTCAGTATAAAAACAAACGTACATGGCTCCGCTTTAGAAGAGACAAAGACACGCTCTGGTCGGAATCTTATTCATTTGCGCCTTATGTATACGATTGGGTGTTTGCCGAGCCTCTCGATTCGGATGACGCCAAAATTCATGGATTGACATACGATTACGAATCTAATGCTTGGACGTTTGT comes from Melioribacter roseus P3M-2 and encodes:
- a CDS encoding WecB/TagA/CpsF family glycosyltransferase is translated as MKLFIGKKSINLITREEDFLRIISGGCKEQIITYVNQNTVNLFHENEEYLKTISNEFLCVLDGAGLWLSALFKNVRCERISFTDALIKFFEVLIEKRMQLYYVGGSYNIGTLQKKIYPINITGYANGYCKRYDWRLKLEELSRADVIMVGMGQPRQEYIALEIKSLIKNKIIICCGAFMDYYTGTVRRAPLIMQRYGLEWLYRIYDNPRLYGKRYLVGIPKFLLKMKDLNYVK
- a CDS encoding C25 family cysteine peptidase — its product is MKHSLSILSMFVLVTCNIFPQMNYNYYDTTIAYSDNDLSTLIDESKPGAPSLKYVTVFMPLNSPGETISDIDVRILESEEVERFMINPLIAQQNDSVISYRSSERVYDEYITGTDVYPVSLAKYLGNISLSGKYYAAMQVCMRQYEWKKNAVKIFNKIRLKIRTTMQTSVERAPSIKDNNWRRRWGNYLKFKIDREGIYRISHKNLINIGVKETTIRSDKIQIYNYGVPVPVYIADQNDDVFDEGDYIEFYSDINKNFEDYKKIVNEGEDYIDYMNRYSDTTIVWLSLNSEDIMRIKPVSIDSSEIADTIDYSLRKMHYEEDNILWYYDAVEPRTQLPFWQEHKVWTWRALGNDSKFSLNLALNDIIPEKGIKAEARLISNSADVNAGAHRAYISFNDTEYGDTVTYDLRQTVNLPANFNRIERPDNKLSVCALPSRASFHQFLLDWIDVEYYSRNNIKGSDKIIVDKETVGGVKAIMFYSESDTANFIAYKIHPEYSKMEIIKKGEGINYFLDSASKRNAYFITDREEIQKPAFCGERKFEDLSERSPADYIIITQENLIESALEYSSFLMDNYDISVKVFLIEEIYDLYSFGYPFPEAVKEFLQDYYYANINAPPEFLLLIGDANYDYKDNFKPLTPVKRINMVPSYGFPVSDNWFVIWNDSIPIPQMAVGRIPAVNNEQVRFYLEKHRRYLQKPYDDWNKSFIFFSGGDPSKPEQLEMLKNANDKIFRSFTDAPPLEGRGVHFYKTSKPISNFSNLPPDSVEKAIQEGAVAISYIGHSGAQTWDNGILNVNDLMNNYENRNPLITDFGCSTGKFAEPDIVSFAEEFINNNKNGQAIAYLANSSWGYLSTSLNFPPLFYDYFLCDTLNSIGKIFIDAKKRLIERSGLNDVVKVFCYCSHLFGDPIIKIRLPEKPELVTKSESFSFPEGIIKDNRKSIAVNLEYYNYGKSIEDSYSVKIEHSYSGKTDTIIFRRANYKYRNYARLELNIENHPGEHLLKCALDCNNEIDEYYDSNNEERTKFYVHSSDIRILSGNRLYSGYRDTLVFLNPPFTEDGKMEIELADEQGFSNAERFFINFGKTLTTFYLPVQYKNKRTWLRFRRDKDTLWSESYSFAPYVYDWVFAEPLDSDDAKIHGLTYDYESNAWTFVNKEKP